ACTGACacctaaataaaaacagacttgACACAAATATCATACCTGTGGTAACATACATCAGTGTGAAAGGAAATAAGCAGCTTCTTTGTTTAGAGCTAGCGTCTGGCCTGCAGTGTGTGCATGCTCTAATAATACTTCATGAAACCACTAAAAGGTCCTACTTCTTTTACACGATATGTCAGACGATGATTTAGCAAAGGCGATCATTCCATCAGACAGGTTGAGTATGCTGATGAATACCAAGTAAACCCTTAGTTTTTCAGTGGATGTGACATTCACAAGACACAAGCATGAGTCTGAGTCAGGTTCCTTCTAAAGTAGATGTGATGGGATGGAGTCCCCAAAGTCTTGCAGACTACCTGAGGAATGtgagtatttatttaaaaaaaaaaaaaaagtatgtttaagttaaaatactacatttttcTATCTTGTGTAATAATCAAGTACTGCAGTGTGCTGTTAATAAAGTGGCGACTGAAGTTTTTCGCTTTAGCTTACCCTTATGAAGCAAATTGCGTATTGTCATGGCTAAAAATAATGACACTATAGGTTCTCTGTAAGTCTTTCTTTCACTTGGCAATTCTCTCTGCCACTGGCTTCAACATCTCAAAGGGAGGTGAAGGCTTGATTTACAGCTTAAAAAGCAACCGTAGTAACTGTGGAAATTCTACTCCACATTAAGAGATCAGCGTTTCTATTACAAAGTGGGGCTcatttgtttcttgctttggaCAATAACCAGGCTGTTAGCAACAGACATGTAACGtgttaaaatatttatcttAAAGAAGCTATAAAAACaagatataatgtgtgcaaCTTACAAACATACCATCAAAACTAGAAGCCAAATTTCAGTGCTAaggtaaaatataaattttcactttttttttgtataccatattttataacatttaaaaagtggCATTCCATAATACAATCTACTTTTCTTAATGAAACTGTTTTAGTCAACTATTAGTGAAAGTTCATTTTCCTGACATCTTATATAACATATTTTTAGCTTAAATTATCAGGCTGTGACAGAGCGGTGATGGAGAGCAGCATAACTGGAGCAGAGTTCATGGTAAGTGTGTGTGACCCTCTGGACTTCTTTTAGCTTTCACTATTTTGAAACACTCTGACTTTCTAACTTTTACAATATGCAAATCTACATAATCTAGTACATGACGGAGAGTGAACTTCATGCGTTTCCCAGCCTCTATGTTCCGTGAGTCGAACTAAagacatatttatttatatcaaAGTACTGACAAATGATCAACAAGAAAAAGTGCATCACAATACATCACACTCTGCAGCACAGTGGTAActttgattttaatattttactaatGTTTCAGCGTTCTATCTTTACAGAATAATTACCAAGATCCAAAGGGAAATCAACAAGGGACAGCAGAAGAAATCCTTTGGACATAAGTAAGGaaacaaattgtattttatgACTTCAGCTGATTCCGTGACTAACTAAACAACAATGCATAActttcatctttgtttttcGTGCAGATCAAAGTCACAGAAGTATCCAGAACAAGGTAAATAACGCTTCAGTCCAACTAATTCCATAACATCAATATAGCTATCTTGGCCTGACAGAGttccttttacattttactttcCAACAGTATTTGTCCAGGAGGAAGAAGTTTGGGACTCTGACGAGTTTGTAAGTTAGCtttgtgtaaataaaatttTGCAACTATTTTATCACAAACGGGGTGAAAGAATGTGATTTTATCCAAGTTATGTCACTTAATATGTAACACAtagcaaaggggaaaaaatgctgTTGTGATCCCATGCAAATTATTTGTCTGGGCTGTGATCAGGACAATGAAAATGATAATGACGATGAGGGTGTAGACGAGGAGCCTGGACCAGACAACTACATCTGTGCTTTAACTGAGCCACAAATAGCTGAGCAAGAACACAGTGAGGAGACATACGAATTTCACCAGAACCTGCCTGCCGCTGCAGAAATAATGACGCCACTACGACTCTCAAGATTGCCTAAACTTCCAAACTGTCATAGAGGTAATGGCTAGGAGCTCTGACAATAGTGCCGAgcacaaagaaatgcagttgCAAGTGAAAACATCCAtgctttagtttttaaaaatcagaactGGTGGTAATTTTTCCTGCATGCATAACTAAAGAAATATATTCAGATCCTGTTTGTGTACCGTTGCCTGCTGAGAGAACCTCAAAACATCCACCACCTCAGCCCCAAAGGAACCACATCCCTCAAAGATCTTCCAAAGCACCAGGTGATTTATTCACTCCACAAGCACTTGTTTTATCAGTTacaatgctattttttttatttattcctggCAGAACGGCAGCTGATCTAAAGCTTgtgtaaaatgtttcttttttcccccatttgtAATGCCAGCTCCCCAGTCCAATCTACATAGAGACAAGACTAAAAAGCCTGGACAACCTGTCCCAACCCAGAGAGACGTTACAAAATTGAGTATGTCATATGTATTATGTGATGTTTTGATGTGGCTGTTGTAGTTCAACAGAAAAATGCTTGAATTTTGGCACAATATTAAACAATTACATTTCATATTATCAAAAATGTCCACAAGAGGGCAGTGCTGTCAAGGTTCCTGGctcatttagaaacaaattCCTTCATCGAAGGCCCTCTAAGCCTACAGATGAGCCCCACAGGTAGGAAAATCTAAACAGTTTATGAGTCTAACCATCTCTTGACCCTTGGTAATGTGAATGATTAACTTTTCTCACTTGTTCTGCATTTAGTCCCTCCCCTCCCAGGCCAGGTGAACTCATTCCAGCTTCTCCAGAGCCAGCTATGAGGAACAGTTCAACACCGCATCCAAAGAAGGTAAAAATACTGTGTGAAGTTACAATGAAGCCACAGTTTCCATACATACTAATGAGAGGACAGACACAGTAGTCCAGTTAGTGCCAAGGCCATCTATTTAAATAAACACCAGCAACACTTTCAGAATGGAAACAGCAGATGGCGACattgtaaaaataatacaacaatAGGAACTCATATCCATTGTGAGAAGTAAAATTGCTTTTAAATGACTAGGCTGACTAGTCGGaattatctgtgatttttttttttttttttttttttttaaacgaaaTTCTTCTGACACTTAACAGAAAACAAGCCAGAATTGTCTAATTAATCTCTTACTATGGCTTTTCTATCATGGTCCATCCAGGATTTGGATTCCAGCTGGTATGGAGGAATGATGACCAGATATGAAGCTGAAGTCATCCTTAGAGATGTGAACAAGGTTAGATGCTGCTTTCTCAAATTCCCATAAATCTCAGCCTTCCTATTCTGCAAAagatatacacacaaacatgcaatcAAGACTTTAGAGGATTGCAATAATGTGAACTGGTGgatgggtttgtgtgtgtggcatgGTTTTCTACATGTATGTGTCTTTCAGGATGGAGCATTTGTGGTGAGGGACAGCTCCAAAGGCTTGGCTGAGCACCCCTACACCCTGATGCTGCTGAACCATGGCAAGGTTTACAACATTAAGATCCGTAACCAAGGCAACTCCTACTCACTCGGCAACGGCCTCAACAACACAAAGGTGAACCAAAAATGATGATACCATTATCTGCAATGTTATAACGAAAGGATGAAGTCAGTATGCTCACTCAGAGTAAACTGAAAAGTTCACATCTTGTGGCATGCCTCGGGGAATGTTTGATGCTGACTTGTGCTGCTCTGCGTCATTAGGTCCCTGTCATCTTTTGTGTGTTCTGTTGTGCTACAGAGTTTCCCTGGAGTGAAGGAGATGATTACACATCACGCACACACCCCATTGCAGCTTGCTGATGCCCTAGACCACAATTCTGAAGAGAAACCCCAATGTTGCCTGCTGCACCCTGCGGGACTATGACCAGCATCAGCGCCATACTAAATGTAGGTGTTCATGTTGGTCTACGTGTCTGTATATCAtaatttgtgtgtatgcatgtgtgtcgCTTGTTCAGAAAATTTTAGGAACATCTAAACAAATGCCACAATCTAAAAGGTCAGCGTTATATAATTCCTGTTTTTGCTACATTTACCTATATTTTTAGAAAACCGAATGAGAGAAAAAGAATGATTTTCACATGACTGATGGCTTGCATGTTTTGCTAAACTGTGCATTTATGACACACCGCATTACCTTCGTTCTTCACAGCTCAGTTTCTGGTCAAGCTGGGGGCTGCTGCTTCACTGCCTCTTCGATTTTGAGAAACGCCAGCTTGTCAGGGTGGCCAACACAAACGATCAGATCACAGTGTCTCAGATGGGTTTGCACTGCAAGCAGAGAGCAAGTATCTTGTTTCACAATTGCCTCAGGTGTACACCAACTATTACTGCACTTAAGACAAAACTgcctgaatgaaaaaaatgtaacaataaaTACTGTGTTCCTCTCTATTTTCTCCTGTTATTTCAAAACGCACTCACGTTTTACTGCAACTGCCAGTAAAGTATGTTTCTGTAGCCCTATATCATTATACAAAGtaatttacaaatttacattgtaaaagtgacaaaattacaaaaagatgTCACTGTGCATATTAAATTTAGCAAATTTGAGAGTGGTGTTTATAGGTAATATTGTTCCAAAAATGCTCTGCACAACAACAGGCTTcttggaaaaacacatttgagcatTAAATCTTTGTGGAAAGGTTTTAAGTCTACAAACTGAAAAGTAGCATCCTCTTTTAAAACTCTGTTACACTGACAGGAACACATTTGGTTTGACTTTTAGTTAATACAAAATGGCAAAGTAGGTGCATATACTTTTACATGCTACATCACTAGTATCTTATGAAGAGACATAGAATCAAGTGCCAAGAGTGTCACAAATCATtccatctacaaaagtttacaCATATAACAAACCTCAGATGTTTGTTTCCAGGCTGTGAGCCGTTTAAATGAGCAAATAGTTATAATCAAAGAAGACAAGTAAACATAATACTCCGATTGCCTCTTTGCCCACAACTGTCCCCCCTGGCAAAAAAAGAAGTTGCAACATTATATCTGACATCAGACAGCCTGATGGACATACGTGTGAAATTCTTCAGTTACTCCTATCTATCCATCAGCAGAGTACAATCTGACAGAGATCACGTAACTCTGGACCGCTATCATCTACAAGCAAGGCTAAGCTGGTGTACAAGAATCCACTTTTAGCTGTCACATTTCAGATCTAAGATAGTAGTTTCATCATGCGCTTTGCATAATTGCAAATCAATTGTCAAGAACATCTTACTGGCAAGATTGATGCTTTGTTGACATTTCGGAGGTTTACAAtaagacagagaaaaacagtcaaacataCCTGCCAGTTGATCCATGCAGTTAGACAAGCAGTCCAGCCCTCTCAGTATGTTTTCCAGATCAATGCAGGCTGTGGAGGTAGCTTGTTCTGCAGCCTTTTCTGTGTTGTCCATCTGAAAagagcttacatacaacaaaacATCATTATATACTATACACAAAATCTCACAAAGCTGGAATGCAAGTTTAAATGCTGTTGTTATATTACCACAAACACCacgattaaaaaaagaaatgtgaccataaaaacaacaaaacacagtcttatttcaatttgaattcatttattCAATCAAGAGGCTGAACATATTAGAGCACTTCCATACCTAGAAAACAACTGCAGGACATGCAAACACCAAGTGATAGCTGtcaataaacattaaaacaccaacaaaagcAAGTGATAAAGACCCACAAAACACCAACGTGCAAAAACAGTGCTGCAGAAACTGCAACATTAACTTGAACACAATGCAGTCGCAGTTTAATTCAACCTCAGTGCAATTCGTGAGAACTGAAAACTCTGATAATAACCATCATATTTGAGCAGGTACAGTGGCAGCAGAATCAGGACGAGTTATCCATCTCTGGCTTCTGGTCTGGGTCTCCACAAAGAGcatctctgcatctgtgatacGCTTCTTCCAGTTTCTTCATTGCGTCCCCCAGCTCGGGTGTGGTCCGCAGTACCACCATGTCATAAGCCATCCAGGTCAGCTGCACTGCAGGTGGACAGAAAAGAAGAGGATGGCAGTGGAGTTGTCAAACATTCATGTTAGTAACCACAGTTTCGCACTCATAACCCAAAACTGCCTGCAATCGTTTATTCTAACATTATAAGAAGCTTGCCTGGCATCGTGTCGCGCTGAAACAACATAAAGTTTCATACCTGACATATTTTCAGCGTCCTCAATCATTCTCTCCAAATCCTTGTTCAGCTCCGACAAGTCGTCGTTGCTGCTTCGTGGAAGTTCGTGGGATGAAGGTGAATCGACCATCTAAATTACAAACGGGAATGGTGTTTTATGCAACTGTTAGCTCGTCATACAGGTAATAATCTGCTGACGCTAACAAGCCTCCTTGACGTTAGCTCGTCATGTCAACAAAGATAGCCGTTAGTTAGCTTACGAGGCTACTAGCGCGgttattctgaaaatgttagcAAACGTACCCTCGTCTAAAGTGATTATTCTCACTCATTAGTGATATTTCAAGAAGTAAAACGGTATTTACGATTATTAGCTTGACTCTGACGTGACGTAGTGTGTGGTTAAGAGGTATTTTTTTGATCTAAATTCATGTTTAAAACTTACGACATGAAGTTGATTTGACGCTCCGGATACGAAGTTCTCGCGTTatttgagggggaaaaaaacgttAACGTGAAAAAATTGACAAACCTTCTAGATTTTTGCGGGATAAGTTTTAACATTTATACCATTAAgatattttagccattttaaaatactattttatGTAGGTGTGCTATTTTATACAGAACTTAGAACATtattaaaagataaaacataaGCATTCAGTTAGACCCATTAGACAACCAGTACAAATGTGGAAGATTGACTAGcctttttgaaatgaaatagtTCCAATCTGCTACAGTTACAGGGCCTAAAATTATATTTACTTTGTCACTATTTTGAGATACAATCCTTAAAACTGCTGCCAATTCCTGACTTATGTATTCTTTAGGAGTATTGTCATTTACAGAATTTCCAAATAAAACACTTAAGCGTAATATTAAATGTTCTATATATCCGAGACAAACAGGGAAACGGtaacaaaatgttcacaaaattGTCTCCCGTTACTGTAGaggattatttgtttttaattgttaaaaatCCATCCATGATAGCAGAATAAGCAtcaggtgtaaaaaaaaaaaatatttttgaatctAATAAAGggataaaaacatttcttcatttatttttttcagtctgtttaacTTTGTCTCATTGTCACCAAAAAAATCTCATATGACTCAACTTAATTAATGCTGGACCAACAGCATGagtggaaaaacatttaattgacaGTGAAAAAAACCCTGGAGGGACTAAACTAGctgacagcaggaaaaaaaaacagagagaaagcagGAACAGACTACTCACCTGAGAAAACAACCAATCAAACGAGACAATGGGCGTTTCCAGGGGGAAAGATAAAGCAGGTATGACTGGTGACATCTTGACATTTTGCAAGGGCAAACAGACAAGAACAGAGTGGAGAAGAGTACACTTGGAACCTTAGAGACAATCAGTTGGTTGAGCTTGCATTCAAACATCTCCAGAGGAGTGAACAAGAAAGAAGATTTTCTGGAGACGACAAAATCAGCACAAGAAGAGTTTGGTTTTGAGACAAAGGACATCCAAAGGCAAAGGGTCAAGTAGAAGCTGTGTGGTGAGAAGAAACTTGACCATGTCTTCATTTGAGGGCCAGGGCCAGTCTCCTCCTCGGTGTGGCCCACAGTTTCCCAGCCTCGGCCAGGAGCCCCCTGAGCTCAGCATGTACGGTGACTGTTACTACCCTCCTCCCTCGCTGCCGAGTCCTCAGCGCACCACTCCAACCTCCTACGACCTGAGCGACTACACCACCTCCTCCCCGAACCCTTACCTCTGGTTCAACGGCTCTGGGATCAACACACCGCCGTACCTGGCCACCACCGGCCCTCCTGGTAATCCTGGTCCACCCTTTGTCCCTCAGCACTATGGCATGCAGAGGCCTTACCTGGGTCCAGCTGGAGCTGGGGGTCCCGCAGGGGAGCTGAGCTGGTTCTCTCTGCCCTCACAAGAAGACCTGATGAAGCTGGTCAGGCCCCCTTACTCATATTCTGCCCTCATCGCCATGGCTATCCATGGAGCCCCGGACAGAAGGCTGACATTGAGCCAAATTTACCAATATGTCGCTGATAATTTCCCTTTCTACAACAAGAGTAAAGCAGGCTGGCAGAATTCCATCAGGCACAACTTGTCACTCAATGACTGCTTCAAAAAAGTACCAAGAGATGAGGATGATCCAGGTAATTGTTTCttatcatttttgtatttaaggCCGTGCTTTAAATGTTTCTCTCTTATGTGAGTAATTAAatctatttacatattttcaaatCTTTTTGATATCACAGGTAAGGGCAACTATTGGACTCTTGACCCAAACTGTGAAAAGATGTTTGATAATGGAAACTTCCGTCGCAAAAGGAAGAGGAAGTCCGATTCCCTCTCCAGTGGCGATGGCGGTTCAGGGACACCAGAGTCAGGTGACAGCGAAAGGGGCAGCCCCAAACATTCCAGCAACCCTGGCCTGAACATCTCTCCCACACCGGACAGGATTCCCTCCCCGTCATTGTCAGGTCCAGCACCTTGCCTGAGCAGCTTCTTGTCCGAGATGTCTGGAGTGTCTGCTGGAGGAACCAATGATGTGGGAGGTGATGGGTTAAGCAGGCCGCTGCAGATTAACCTTCCTTTAGATGGACCTCTTAGATCCACGCAGCCAGGAAGCTTTAGTGGCTACTCCCCCAACTCAGGTGGCCCGGAGTGGGTACCACAAGTGCCACTTCCCCCTGGGCTCTCCTCCTCACCCACCCACTCCTCCTTAGGTTACACCAGCCCCATCCTCAGCCAGTACAGTGGCTCCGGCGGGCATTTCTATCCCACACTGGGCTCGACAGGCATCATCTATCACCGCGAGGGCACAGAGGTTTAATAAGACACTGAAGGGGGGAAAGTTGTGTTTGAAAAGATCCTTGATAAGAAATGTTACCTGCCTGTTGTTTAAGCGAGATTCtgttgtcacacacacacacacaaactgcaggTATGTTTGCGCTGACTGAGACAGTTGCGATCACTATAGCGTGTGACAGCAGAGTCGAAAGGCTTTGATTCCCACAGGAACAGCTGAGTCAGCTGCAGCCAACTACGTTTGTCACTCGCTGAAACCGTAGTCTGCCTCACTATCAGATCCTCAGTCAGCTTTTATTCAAACTAAAGCTAGTCTCTATCAGATCTGACTCATTATTAACTGATCCTAGGTCTGATCTGCTGACATCAGGCCATTCCACTCTGCTATCTGTGATTCTTTGATGGTATCACTGTTTCAACGCTCAGACAGCACATTTAGAGGAGTAGTTAAATTACACCATTGTCTACAAAGCTTGTGTTCTCACTGCTGTGAAAGATCAAGAACAAGTAAAAGGTATAGACATTctgtcgtgttttttttttttaaacaatctgaTTAACTTACAGCCTTGAAGTGTGATACACATTTGCTAATTGTACTTTGTAAATATGTTAATGTGTTGTGTAACGTTATACATGTGGATTGTTGGGTTGTTTGTTCAACTTTTATTGTACAAAATGGATTTGGAATGTATGGCATATGCTGTATGTAATGTGTTTTTGATATGAATAAAAAAGGTTTTAGAGTTACAgttgcattatttttctgaatttgaatgaaTGATGGGTTACCGAGACAACTCACCCCACACTCCCACactcacacaaaacacaatgtaaaaCAGGAGAAAGGTAAAACCACACAATAAGCACCTACTGACAGAAAACAGTCCTGCCAGAAAAGCGATG
This Amphiprion ocellaris isolate individual 3 ecotype Okinawa chromosome 13, ASM2253959v1, whole genome shotgun sequence DNA region includes the following protein-coding sequences:
- the lcp2b gene encoding lymphocyte cytosolic protein 2, with amino-acid sequence MRNSSTPHPKKDLDSSWYGGMMTRYEAEVILRDVNKDGAFVVRDSSKGLAEHPYTLMLLNHGKVYNIKIRNQGNSYSLGNGLNNTKSFPGVKEMITHHAHTPLQLADALDHNSEEKPQCCLLHPAGL
- the syce3 gene encoding synaptonemal complex central element protein 3 gives rise to the protein MVDSPSSHELPRSSNDDLSELNKDLERMIEDAENMSVQLTWMAYDMVVLRTTPELGDAMKKLEEAYHRCRDALCGDPDQKPEMDNSS
- the foxi3b gene encoding forkhead box protein I3b, which produces MSSFEGQGQSPPRCGPQFPSLGQEPPELSMYGDCYYPPPSLPSPQRTTPTSYDLSDYTTSSPNPYLWFNGSGINTPPYLATTGPPGNPGPPFVPQHYGMQRPYLGPAGAGGPAGELSWFSLPSQEDLMKLVRPPYSYSALIAMAIHGAPDRRLTLSQIYQYVADNFPFYNKSKAGWQNSIRHNLSLNDCFKKVPRDEDDPGKGNYWTLDPNCEKMFDNGNFRRKRKRKSDSLSSGDGGSGTPESGDSERGSPKHSSNPGLNISPTPDRIPSPSLSGPAPCLSSFLSEMSGVSAGGTNDVGGDGLSRPLQINLPLDGPLRSTQPGSFSGYSPNSGGPEWVPQVPLPPGLSSSPTHSSLGYTSPILSQYSGSGGHFYPTLGSTGIIYHREGTEV